The genomic interval AGTAATCTTCTTCATCTCTCTCCCTCCTTGCGACAGCAGGGACGGTTCTTTCTGTCGCATTTTTGCTACCCCGATGGCGGTGGTATTTTTCACTATAATTATATCATCAGTAAGCATTCTTTTCCATCTATTCCAATGTACATTTATCTAAAAATAAAAGGTGGATATATCCACCTTTTATTTAGTTCCAAATAGTCTATCTCCTGCGTCCCCTAGACCTGGAATTATGTAAGCATGTTCATTTAGCTTTTCATCCACATTAGCTACATAGATATCTACATCTGGATGAGCAGCAGTCACTGCTTCTATTCCTTCAGGTGCTGCTATTAAATTCATAAGTTTTATATTTTTTGCACCTCTGTCTTTTAAGAATTGAATAGCTGCAACAGCAGATCCTCCTGTAGCAAGCATTGGATCTAGAACTATCAAATCTCTTTCCTCTATATCTTGAGGAAGTTTGCAATAGTATTCTACAGGTTTAAACGTCTCAGGATCCCTGTAAAGTCCAATATGTCCCACTTTTGCTGCTGGAATCAAATTGAGCATTCCATCTACCATTCCAAGACCTGCCCTTAGTATTGGCACCAATCCCACTTTCTTTCCAGATATCACTTGAGATTTTGTCTTGCAGATAGGAGTTTCGATTTCGATTTCTTCCAATGGCAAATCTCTCGTCACTTCATAAGCCATTAGCATAGAAACTTCTTTCACCAATTCTCTAAAATCCTTTGAACCAGTATTCTTATCCCTTATAAAAGTCAATTTGTGTTTTATCAAAGGATGATCTAATACTACTACTTTGCCCATACATAAGACTCCTTCCATATTAGATTAAAAAACCTTATACATTATATCATATACTTTCTTTCTATGTCAGAAATTTTATTTATTCTTCTTTCATGTCTTCCACCTAAAAAAGCTGCTTTAAGCCAAGTTGAAACTATTTCAATGGCCAAATCCCTTCCTACTACTCTTCCTCCCAAAGCCAACATATTTGCATTGTTGTGTTCTATAGACATTCTAGCTGAATAAGTATCACTACATAAAGCACATCGTATGCCAGGAACTTTGTTTGCAGATATAGATATTCCTATTCCTGTTCCACATACAACTATTCCCTTGTCACATTCTCCGCCTTTCACAGCTTCAGCTACTTTTTGTCCATATTCAGGATAGTCTACGGAATCTTTAGAATTTGTACCATAGTCAATATATTCTATCCCATTTTCTTCTAAATATTTCTTTACTTCTTCCTTAAGCTCATATCCACCATGATCTGAACCTATACCAATTTTCATTTTTGCTTCTCCTCCTTTTTTGCAATGCTTTCCAATGCCTTTTTTATTTCTTCTTTGGTATTTTCATATATTCTTTTGTTTCCACCAAAGGGGTCTAATATATCTTCTTCTACTCCATAGGCATATTCTTTTAGAGTATATGTTTTTTCTTTGACAAAATCATATTTAGAATTCAAGGCTTTTTTGTGAGATGTAGACATAGTGAGTATCAAATCTGCTTCTTCAAGCAAAGACCTATTCACCATCTTTGCCTTGTGACTGGAAATATCTATTCCTTCTTCTTTTAAAACTTCTATAGCCCATCTTGAGGCACTTTGACCATCTATGGCATATATTCCAGCAGAATCAACTCCTATATTCCTTATTTCTTTTCTGTCTAATATATCACTCATAAGCCCTTCTGCCATAGGACTTCTGCATGTATTTCCTGTACATACAAAAAGAATTTTCATCCAAACCCTCCTATACTTTTCTTATATCTCCACCACAAGCTTTTTTCATGCGATTCATTATGGCTCTTCCTATTCCCTCTGTATCTACACCTTCTGCTAGAATCATATCTACATTTAGTTCATCAAATTGCCTTAAAACTTTAAATAGATTTCTTGCTATGGTGTCTTTGTCACTTCTAGAGCCTACTACCAATACTATTCCTTCATTATATTCATCTTTGGTCTCTTCTGTAGCCATGATTCCTACTTTTTTGCCTTCTAGTGTCAAAGATTTAACTTGAGATTTAATGTTTTTTGATATAGTTTTCACATCTCCTGTGAAAACTATCATCTTTGCCTTTGGAGCATAATGTTTATATTTTTGTCCTGGAGATTTTGGTACTATATTTTCATCATCACTTATGATGCTCTGGTCATATTTTACTTCTGAAAAAATCTGAAGCAAATCCTCAAGAGTTACTCCGCCTGGTCTTAATATTGTAGGAACTTCCTCAGACATATCAAGTACCGTAGACTCTACTCCCACTCCTGTACTTCCTCCATCTATTATCATATCTATTTTGCCATACATATCTTCTACTACATGGCTTGCCTCTGTAGGGCTAGGTCTTCCGGATGTATTGGCACTTGGTGCTGCAATAGGCACTCCTGAAGAATTTATAAGCTCTAATGCTATTTTATTTCTTGGCATTCTAATAGCCACTGTAGAAAGTCCTCCAGTCAATTTTTTTGATACTTTGCTACTCTTTTTAAATATAATAGTCAAAGGACCTGGCCAAAACTTTTCCATAAGCATCTTCATGTTTTCATCTACTTTTTCTACCAATGGATATACTTCATCAATACTTGACACATGAAGTATAAGAGGATTGTCTTGAGGCCTTCCCTTGGCTATAAATATCTTATCTATGGCTTCTTCACAAAAGGCATTTGCACCTAATCCATATACTGTTTCTGTAGGAAAGGCTACTACTCCTCCATTTTTAATTAGCTTTGCTCCAGCCTCTATTATATCCTTTTCGGGATTTTCCCTGTCTGCTTGTGATACTATTGTCTCAATTTTATCCATATTGTTTCCCTTCTTTTTTCCTTAGCTTTTTCTTCTAAATATATATTATACCTTAAGTTGAAACTTTTAAGTAGAGTAAATTTATAGTTCTTTATTATCATAAAAAAGAATATCATAAAAATAGTAAATGTCTTAGGAGGTTAATATGAAAAGTATTTTTGATATAAGTATCATAGGTTTTCTTGTAGGAATGGTAGGGACTGGCCTTGGCGGAATTTGTGCCATGTTTATAAGAGATGCTCAAGATAAATTTTTAAGTATTCTTTTAGGAATCACTGGGGGATTTATGCTAAGTATTGTGAATTTTGAACTTTTGCCTCAGTCTTATATTTTGGGTGGAATATGGAATGAAATACTTGGAATCCTATTGGGAATGTTTTTAATCATATTTGCAGAAGAAAAAATTCCCGAAAATAAATATGACCCTCTCATGAAAAGTAGTCTTATATTAGCTATAAGTATAGGAATACACAATCTCCCAGAAGGTCTAGCTATAGGATCTAGCTTTATGGCAGAAAGCAATATTGGCTATATACTTTCTTTGGCCATGTTCATACACAATTTGCCAGAAGGATTGACCCTTGCTATACCTTTAAAATTGTCAAAAGTTCCAAATTTAAAAATACTCCTAATCACTATATTGGCAGGATTGCCAACTGGAATAGGAGCGTTTATAGGAGCTTATCTGGGAAATATTTCAAATATATTTGTATCTCTATGTCTCTCTTTTGCTGGAGGAGCTATGCTATATATAATATGTAGTGAACTAATACCAAATGCAAAAGCCCTTCACAGCGGAAGGACTTCTACTATAGGTATAATTCTAGGTTTTATATTGGGGCTATTCTTTGCATTTTAGCCAACTTGTTTTAATTTTTCAGCTTGATCTGTAGTTATGAGTGCTGCTAGCATTTCATCTATATCTCCATCTAAGAAAGCTTCAAGTTTATATAGAGTCATATTTATTCTATGATCTGTAACCCTACCTTGTGGATAATTGTAAGTTCTAATTCTTTCACTTCTATCACCAGAACCTACTTGACTTTTTCTTTCTTGTGCAATCTCTGCATTTTGTTCTGTAAGCATTTGATCATAGAGTCTAGTTTTAAGAATTTTCATGGCTTTGTCTCTATTTTTTAGCTGAGACTTTTCATCTTGACAAGATACTACCATTCCTGTAGGAATATGTGTGATTCTAACAGCTGAATCTGTAGTGTTAACACTTTGACCTCCATTTCCAGAAGAACGGAATACATCTACTCTTATATCACTTGGATTTATATCAAGGTCTATATCCTCTGCTTCAGGAAGTACTGCTACAGTAGCAGTGGAAGTATGAATTCTACCACTTGCTTCGGTTTCAGGAACTCTTTGAACCCTGTGGACACCACTTTCATATTTAAGTCTACTATATGCGCCTTTTCCTTTAATCATGAATATAACTTCCTTAAATCCTCCAATACCTTGGTCATTGGAACTCATGATTTCAATTTTCCAACCTTTTCTCTCCGCATATCTTGAATACATTCTAAAGAGATTTCCAGCAAATAATCCTGCTTCATCGCCTCCAGCTCCTGCCCTTATTTCAACTATAACATTTTTGTGATCATTCGGATCCTTAGGTATGAGTAATACCTTTAATTCTTCTTCCAATTTTTCGATTTTATTTTCCAATTCACTTATTT from Sporanaerobacter acetigenes DSM 13106 carries:
- a CDS encoding low molecular weight protein arginine phosphatase, producing the protein MKILFVCTGNTCRSPMAEGLMSDILDRKEIRNIGVDSAGIYAIDGQSASRWAIEVLKEEGIDISSHKAKMVNRSLLEEADLILTMSTSHKKALNSKYDFVKEKTYTLKEYAYGVEEDILDPFGGNKRIYENTKEEIKKALESIAKKEEKQK
- the upp gene encoding uracil phosphoribosyltransferase, encoding MGKVVVLDHPLIKHKLTFIRDKNTGSKDFRELVKEVSMLMAYEVTRDLPLEEIEIETPICKTKSQVISGKKVGLVPILRAGLGMVDGMLNLIPAAKVGHIGLYRDPETFKPVEYYCKLPQDIEERDLIVLDPMLATGGSAVAAIQFLKDRGAKNIKLMNLIAAPEGIEAVTAAHPDVDIYVANVDEKLNEHAYIIPGLGDAGDRLFGTK
- a CDS encoding ZIP family metal transporter codes for the protein MKSIFDISIIGFLVGMVGTGLGGICAMFIRDAQDKFLSILLGITGGFMLSIVNFELLPQSYILGGIWNEILGILLGMFLIIFAEEKIPENKYDPLMKSSLILAISIGIHNLPEGLAIGSSFMAESNIGYILSLAMFIHNLPEGLTLAIPLKLSKVPNLKILLITILAGLPTGIGAFIGAYLGNISNIFVSLCLSFAGGAMLYIICSELIPNAKALHSGRTSTIGIILGFILGLFFAF
- the prfA gene encoding peptide chain release factor 1, which produces MIEKLSFIENKYKELSQRIIDPKEMEDRAEWQKLVKEHGEIEPIVMKYKEYNENVTRLEEDKEMLKEKLDDEMKELVKEEISELENKIEKLEEELKVLLIPKDPNDHKNVIVEIRAGAGGDEAGLFAGNLFRMYSRYAERKGWKIEIMSSNDQGIGGFKEVIFMIKGKGAYSRLKYESGVHRVQRVPETEASGRIHTSTATVAVLPEAEDIDLDINPSDIRVDVFRSSGNGGQSVNTTDSAVRITHIPTGMVVSCQDEKSQLKNRDKAMKILKTRLYDQMLTEQNAEIAQERKSQVGSGDRSERIRTYNYPQGRVTDHRINMTLYKLEAFLDGDIDEMLAALITTDQAEKLKQVG
- the rpiB gene encoding ribose 5-phosphate isomerase B, with protein sequence MKIGIGSDHGGYELKEEVKKYLEENGIEYIDYGTNSKDSVDYPEYGQKVAEAVKGGECDKGIVVCGTGIGISISANKVPGIRCALCSDTYSARMSIEHNNANMLALGGRVVGRDLAIEIVSTWLKAAFLGGRHERRINKISDIERKYMI